The Zonotrichia albicollis isolate bZonAlb1 chromosome 6, bZonAlb1.hap1, whole genome shotgun sequence genome window below encodes:
- the BTBD18 gene encoding BTB/POZ domain-containing protein 18 isoform X1, which produces MGGPRPPRHVRPRARSEGAQGPDPGHRPPRPRRELGTHPRGDSAAARAPLGKTAMGSPTASPQLLYRSTRLLRTAFQHLHQQQQRADVFCDVVLWAEGEAVVAHCSVLSVCSPFFMEQLGRELPPQGCRVVLELAGLKIGVLRKLVRFFYTAELEVTQEEVHEVLAAARRLRVTELESLQLWGGRLVRLGPQRQLDRSCLHSTQEVSPVVAPSTAEPGSASSGVSPQKQAQSVGPSQPSPIGRMRLRKVERWGCWEVVREAQPRPVPPPVLAGDVGGTEAQPPQDEDAREQVSKCSPPWQPPSANGTQKRGDSPVSPQGCQQAAPPGTPGSDTKEEEVDVGTGELFLPPGTVCLWPSPSSESEEEVDVLT; this is translated from the exons ATGGGTGGGCCAAGGCCGCCGCGCCACGTGAGGCCGCGGGCGCGAAGCGAGGGCGCGCAGGGCCCCGATCCCGGTCACCGCCCCCCGCGTCCGCGCCGTGAGCTCGGCACTCACCCTCGGGGCGATTCGGCGGCGGCCCGCGCCCCCCTCGGCAA gacGGCCATGGGGTCTCCCACAGCCTCGCCGCAGCTGCTGTACCGCAGCACCCGCCTGCTGCGCACCGCCTTCCAGCAcctccaccagcagcagcagcgagcCGACGTCTTCTGCGATGTGGTCCTGTGGGCTGAAG GCGAGGCAGTGGTGGCCCACTGCAGTGTCCTTTCCGTCTGCAGCCCCTTCTTCATGGAGCAACTGGGCCGGGAGCTGcccccccagggctgcagggtggTGCTGGAGCTGGCGGGGCTGAAGATCGGGGTGCTGCGCAAGCTGGTGCGCTTCTTCTACACTGCCGAGCTGGAGGTCACGCAGGAGGAGGTGCACGAGGTGCTGGCGGCTGCCCGCCGCCTCCGTGTCACCGAGCTCGAgtcactgcagctctggggaggaCGCCTGGTGAGGCTGGGACCCCAGCGGCAGCTCGACCGCTCCTGCCTGCACTCCACTCAGGAAGTCTCCCCCGTGGTGGCACCTAGCACAGctgagcctggcagtgccagctctggggtgtccccCCAGAAGCAGGCACAGTCTGTGGGGCcctcacagcccagccccatcGGGCGGATGAGGCTGCGGAAGGTGGAGcgctgggggtgctgggaggTGGTGCGGGAGGCGCAGCCCCGCCCTGTGCctcccccagtgctggcagggGATGTAGGGGGGACAGAAGCACAGCCCCCCCAGGATGAGGATGCACGGGAGCAGGTGAGCAAGTGCTCCCCACCCTGGCAGCCCCCCAGTGCAAACGGGACACAGAAGCGTGGGGactcccctgtgtccccacagggctgccagcaggcagcacccccagggaccccaggAAGTGACAccaaggaggaggaggtggatgtggggacaggggagCTCTTCCTGCCCCCTGGCACAGTctgcctctggcccagcccCTCATCTGAGTCAGAAGAGGAGGTGGATGTCCTCACCTAG
- the BTBD18 gene encoding BTB/POZ domain-containing protein 18 isoform X2, protein MGSPTASPQLLYRSTRLLRTAFQHLHQQQQRADVFCDVVLWAEGEAVVAHCSVLSVCSPFFMEQLGRELPPQGCRVVLELAGLKIGVLRKLVRFFYTAELEVTQEEVHEVLAAARRLRVTELESLQLWGGRLVRLGPQRQLDRSCLHSTQEVSPVVAPSTAEPGSASSGVSPQKQAQSVGPSQPSPIGRMRLRKVERWGCWEVVREAQPRPVPPPVLAGDVGGTEAQPPQDEDAREQVSKCSPPWQPPSANGTQKRGDSPVSPQGCQQAAPPGTPGSDTKEEEVDVGTGELFLPPGTVCLWPSPSSESEEEVDVLT, encoded by the exons ATGGGGTCTCCCACAGCCTCGCCGCAGCTGCTGTACCGCAGCACCCGCCTGCTGCGCACCGCCTTCCAGCAcctccaccagcagcagcagcgagcCGACGTCTTCTGCGATGTGGTCCTGTGGGCTGAAG GCGAGGCAGTGGTGGCCCACTGCAGTGTCCTTTCCGTCTGCAGCCCCTTCTTCATGGAGCAACTGGGCCGGGAGCTGcccccccagggctgcagggtggTGCTGGAGCTGGCGGGGCTGAAGATCGGGGTGCTGCGCAAGCTGGTGCGCTTCTTCTACACTGCCGAGCTGGAGGTCACGCAGGAGGAGGTGCACGAGGTGCTGGCGGCTGCCCGCCGCCTCCGTGTCACCGAGCTCGAgtcactgcagctctggggaggaCGCCTGGTGAGGCTGGGACCCCAGCGGCAGCTCGACCGCTCCTGCCTGCACTCCACTCAGGAAGTCTCCCCCGTGGTGGCACCTAGCACAGctgagcctggcagtgccagctctggggtgtccccCCAGAAGCAGGCACAGTCTGTGGGGCcctcacagcccagccccatcGGGCGGATGAGGCTGCGGAAGGTGGAGcgctgggggtgctgggaggTGGTGCGGGAGGCGCAGCCCCGCCCTGTGCctcccccagtgctggcagggGATGTAGGGGGGACAGAAGCACAGCCCCCCCAGGATGAGGATGCACGGGAGCAGGTGAGCAAGTGCTCCCCACCCTGGCAGCCCCCCAGTGCAAACGGGACACAGAAGCGTGGGGactcccctgtgtccccacagggctgccagcaggcagcacccccagggaccccaggAAGTGACAccaaggaggaggaggtggatgtggggacaggggagCTCTTCCTGCCCCCTGGCACAGTctgcctctggcccagcccCTCATCTGAGTCAGAAGAGGAGGTGGATGTCCTCACCTAG
- the SELENOH gene encoding selenoprotein H, with protein sequence MAPRGRKRGARQPAAAEAPETAGAPQKRARAEAQDEGSPGNTGPRVVIEHCKSURVFGRNAAAVSAALRGAMAQLPVDINPRPPRRNSFEVSLVKEDGSTVELWSGIGKGPPRKLKFPQPETVVEALKSNIA encoded by the exons ATGGCTCCCCGCGGGAGGAAGCGCGGAGCCCGGCAGCCGGCGGCGGCCGAGGCACCGGAGACGGCGGGAGCCCCGCAGAAGCGGGCGCGGGCCGAGGCCCAAGATGAGGGCAGCCCCGGGAATACCGGCCCCCGTGTGGTGATCGAGCACTG CAAGAGCTGACGCGTGTTCGGGCGCAACGCGGCGGCGGTGAGCGCGGCCCTGCGCGGGGCCATGGCCCAGCTGCCCGTGGACATCAACCCCCGGCCGCCGCGCAGGAACAGCTTCGAGGTGTCCCTGGTGAAGGAGGACGGCAGCA CCGTGGAGCTGTGGAGCGGTATTGGGAAGGGGCCCCCCCGCAAGCTGAAGTTTCCCCAGCCAGAGACCGTGGTGGAAGCTCTGAAGAGCAACATTGCATAG
- the TMX2 gene encoding thioredoxin-related transmembrane protein 2 isoform X1 encodes MAVVAPLLALLWGLPGLCRWLAQPYYPLSALLAAAFLLVRKVPPLCRGLPSQREDGNPCDFDWARHGSKVSWALPAHAVPSLCQREVEILMFLSAIVMMKNRRSITVEQHIGNIFMFSKVANAILFFRLDIRMGLLYLTLCIVFLMTCKPPLYMGPEYIKYFSDKTIDEELEKDKRVTWIVEFFANWSSECQSFAPIFADLSLKYNCSGLQFGKVDVGRYTDVSTRYKVSTSPLTKQLPTLILFQGGTEIMRRPQIDKKGRAVSWTFSEENVIREFNLNELYQKAKKQQKPREEGPEEPPAVPAAAPQESKKDK; translated from the exons ATGGCGGTGGTGGCGCcgctgctggcgctgctgtGGGGGCTGCCCGGGCTCTGCCGATGGCTCGCCCAGCCCTACTACCCGCTCTCCGCGCTGCTCGCCGCCGCTTTCCTGCTCGTGCGCAAGGTCCCGCCGCTCTGCCGTGGGCTGCCCTCGCAGCGGGAGGATGGTAACCCGTGTGACTTTGACTGG GCCAGGCATGGCTCCAAGGTGTCCTGGGCGCTTCCAGCTCATGCTGTCCCTTCTCTGTGCCAGAGGGAGGTGGAGATCCTCATGTTCCTCAGCGCCATTGTCATGATGAAGAACCGGCGCTCTA TCACTGTGGAGCAGCACATCGGGAACATCTTCATGTTCAGCAAAGTGGCCAACGCCATCCTGTTCTTCCGCCTCGACATCCGCATGGGGCTGCTCTACCTCACGCTCTGCATAG TGTTCCTGATGACCTGCAAGCCACCCCTTTACATGGGCCCTGAGTACATCAAGTACTTCAGTGACAAGACCATCGAT gaggagctggagaaggacaagcGGGTGACGTGGATCGTTGAGTTCTTTGCCAACTGGTCCAGTGAGTGCCAGTCCTTTGCCCCCATCTTCGCTGACCTCTCTCTCAA GTACAACTGCTCAGGACTCCAGTTTGGGAAGGTGGATGTTGGCCGGTACACGGATGTCAGCACCAG GTACAAGGTCAGCACCTCGCCTCTCACCAAGCAGCTGCCCACCCTCATCCTCTTCCAGGGCGGGACAGAGATCATGCGGCGGCCGCAGATCGACAAGAAGGGCCGGGCTGTGTCCTGGACCTTCTCTGAG GAGAATGTGATCCGGGAGTTCAACCTCAACGAGCTCTACCAGAAGGCCAAGAAGCAGCAGAAGCCGCGGGAGGAGGGCCCTGAGGAGCCCCCAGCCGTGCCGGCGGCTGCGCCTCAGGAGAGCAAGAAGGACAAGTAG
- the TMX2 gene encoding thioredoxin-related transmembrane protein 2 isoform X2, with protein sequence MAVVAPLLALLWGLPGLCRWLAQPYYPLSALLAAAFLLVRKVPPLCRGLPSQREDGNPCDFDWREVEILMFLSAIVMMKNRRSITVEQHIGNIFMFSKVANAILFFRLDIRMGLLYLTLCIVFLMTCKPPLYMGPEYIKYFSDKTIDEELEKDKRVTWIVEFFANWSSECQSFAPIFADLSLKYNCSGLQFGKVDVGRYTDVSTRYKVSTSPLTKQLPTLILFQGGTEIMRRPQIDKKGRAVSWTFSEENVIREFNLNELYQKAKKQQKPREEGPEEPPAVPAAAPQESKKDK encoded by the exons ATGGCGGTGGTGGCGCcgctgctggcgctgctgtGGGGGCTGCCCGGGCTCTGCCGATGGCTCGCCCAGCCCTACTACCCGCTCTCCGCGCTGCTCGCCGCCGCTTTCCTGCTCGTGCGCAAGGTCCCGCCGCTCTGCCGTGGGCTGCCCTCGCAGCGGGAGGATGGTAACCCGTGTGACTTTGACTGG AGGGAGGTGGAGATCCTCATGTTCCTCAGCGCCATTGTCATGATGAAGAACCGGCGCTCTA TCACTGTGGAGCAGCACATCGGGAACATCTTCATGTTCAGCAAAGTGGCCAACGCCATCCTGTTCTTCCGCCTCGACATCCGCATGGGGCTGCTCTACCTCACGCTCTGCATAG TGTTCCTGATGACCTGCAAGCCACCCCTTTACATGGGCCCTGAGTACATCAAGTACTTCAGTGACAAGACCATCGAT gaggagctggagaaggacaagcGGGTGACGTGGATCGTTGAGTTCTTTGCCAACTGGTCCAGTGAGTGCCAGTCCTTTGCCCCCATCTTCGCTGACCTCTCTCTCAA GTACAACTGCTCAGGACTCCAGTTTGGGAAGGTGGATGTTGGCCGGTACACGGATGTCAGCACCAG GTACAAGGTCAGCACCTCGCCTCTCACCAAGCAGCTGCCCACCCTCATCCTCTTCCAGGGCGGGACAGAGATCATGCGGCGGCCGCAGATCGACAAGAAGGGCCGGGCTGTGTCCTGGACCTTCTCTGAG GAGAATGTGATCCGGGAGTTCAACCTCAACGAGCTCTACCAGAAGGCCAAGAAGCAGCAGAAGCCGCGGGAGGAGGGCCCTGAGGAGCCCCCAGCCGTGCCGGCGGCTGCGCCTCAGGAGAGCAAGAAGGACAAGTAG
- the MED19 gene encoding mediator of RNA polymerase II transcription subunit 19, with protein MENFSALFGAAEPPPAAAAALGFGPAKAPGAGAAPPPAASAAAPPPGEDVARKAAAGPFYLLRELPGTTELTGSTNLITHYNLEHAYNKFCGKKVKEKLSNFLPDLPGMIDLPGSHDSSSLRSLIEKPPICGSSFTPLTGAMLTGFRLHAGPLPEQCRLMHIQPPKKKNKHKHKQSRTQDPVPPETPSDSDHKKKKKKKEEDPERKRKKKEKKKKKNRHSPEHPGVGSSQASSSLR; from the exons ATGGAGAACTTCTCGGCGCTGTTCGGCGCGGCGgagccgccgcccgccgccgccgccgcgctcgGATTCGGGCCCGCCAAGGCTCCCGGCGCCGGAGCCGCACCGCCGCCCGCTGCCTCAgccgcggcgccgccgccgggcGAGGACGTGGCCCGCAAGGCCGCCGCCGGCCCCTTCTACCTGCTGCGGGAGCTGCCAG GCACGACGGAGCTGACGGGCAGCACCAACCTGATCACACACTATAACCTGGAGCACGCCTATAACAAGTTCTGCGGGAAGAAGGTGAAGGAGAAGCTCAGCAACTTCCTCCCCGACCTGCCCGGCATGATCGACCTGCCCGGCTCCCACGACAGCAGCAGCCTGCGCTCGCTCATCGAGAAGCCGCCCATCTGTGGCAGCTCCTTCACCCCGCTCACGGGGGCCATGCTGACCGGCTTCCGCCTGCACGCCGGCCCG CTGCCCGAGCAGTGCCGGCTGATGCACATCCAGCCGCCTAAGAAGAAGAACAAGCACAAGCACAAACAGAGCCGCACGCAGGACCCCGTCCCCCCAG AAACCCCCTCGGACTCTGAccacaagaagaaaaagaagaaaaaagaggaggATCCAGAgcggaagaggaagaagaaagagaagaagaaaaagaag AACCGGCACAGCCCGGAGCACCCGGGGGTGGGCAgctcccaggccagcagcagcttACGGTGA
- the ZDHHC5 gene encoding palmitoyltransferase ZDHHC5 produces the protein MPAASGKRFKPSKYVPVSAAAIFLVGATTLFFAFTCPGLSIYVSPIIPAYNAVVFLFVLANFSMATFMDPGIFPRAEEDEDKEDDFRAPLYKTVEIKGIQVRMKWCATCRFYRPPRCSHCSVCDNCVEEFDHHCPWVNNCIGRRNYRYFFLFLLSLTTHIMGVFGFGLLYVLYQVEELSGVRMAVTMVVMCVAGLFFIPVAGLTGFHVVLVARGRTTNEQVTGKFRGGVNPFTNGCCKNVSRVLCSSPAPRYLGRPKAEQTVLVRPPFLRPEVSDGQITVKIMDNGIQTELKRTKSKGSLEVTESQSADAEPPPPPKPDLSRYTGLRTHLTLATTEDSSLLGKDSLPTPTMYKYRPGYSSSSSSAALPHSTSAKLSRVNSLKEPNSICDSGHKPSYRSEPSLEPESFRSPTFGKSFHFDPLSSGSRSSSLKSAQGTGFETGHLQSIRSEGTTSTSYKSLVNQTRNGSLSYDSLLTPSDSPDFESVQAGPEPEPPVGYTSPFLSARIAQQRETDLHGRFASAASPKHAVPREPSPVRYDNLSRHIVASIQEREKLLQQPPAPGREEDVGLADSGIQSTPGSSNAPRTSSSSDDSKRSPLGKNPLTRPALPRFGKPEPPPALRVRSLGSPEQPAAPHLGKSVSYSSQKTASQAGGPETEEVALQPLLAPKDEVQMRTAYSKSNGQPKNLGSAPPGSGPVPLSSPTRGGVKKVSGVGGTTYEISV, from the exons ATGCCAGCAGCCTCTGGAAAGAGATTCAAACCCAGCAAGTACGtgccggtctccgctgctgccatCTTCCTAGTGGGAGCCACCACCCTCTTCTTCGCCTTCAC gtgcCCAGGGCTCAGTATCTACGTGTCCCCCATCATCCCCGCCTACAATGCCGTCGTCTTCCTCTTCGTGCTGGCCAACTTCAGCATGGCCACCTTCATGGACCCAGGCATATTCCCACGAG CTGAGGAGGACGAGGACAAAGAGGACGATTTCCGGGCGCCGCTGTACAAGACGGTGGAGATCAAGGGCATCCAGGTGCGCATGAAGTGGTGCGCGACCTGCCGCTTCTACCGCCCGCCGcgctgctcccactgcagcgTCTGCGACAACTGCGTGgag GAGTTCGACCACCACTGCCCCTGGGTCAACAACTGCATTGGGCGGCGCAACTACCGCTACTTCTTCCTGTTCCTGCTGTCGCTCACCACGCACATCATGGGCGTCTTCGGCTTCGGGCTGCTCTACGTCCTGTACCAGGTGGAGGAGCTCTCCGGCGTCCGTATGGCCGTCAC catGGTGGTGATGTGCGTGGCTGGGCTCTTCTTCATTCCCGTCGCTGGCCTGACAGGCTTCCACGTGGTGCTCGTGGCCAGGGGCCGCACTACCAACGAACAG GTGACGGGCAAGTTCCGTGGGGGCGTCAACCCCTTCACCAACGGTTGCTGTAAGAACGTCAGCCGGGtcctctgcagctccccagcacccaG gtaCCTCGGGCGCCCGAAGGCCGAGCAGACGGTGCTGGTGAGACCCCCGTTCCTGCGGCCCGAGGTGTCGGATGGTCAGATCACTGTCAAGATCATGGACAATGGTATCCAGACAGAGCTGAAAAGGACGAAG TCCAAGGGGAGCCTGGAGGTGACGGAGAGCCAGTCTGCTGACGCCGAGCCGCCGCCCCCACCTAAGCCCGACCTCAGCCGCTACACGGGCCTGAGGACACACTTAACCCTGGCCACCACTGAGG ACAGCAGCTTGCTAGGCAAGGACAGCCTCCCGACTCCCACCATGTACAAGTACCGGCCCGgttacagcagcagcagcagctcggcagccctgccccactccACCAGTGCCAAG ctgAGCCGAGTGAACAGCCTGAAGGAGCCCAACTCCATCTGTGACAGCGGCCACAAGCCCAGCTACCGCTCGGAGCCGAGCCTGGAACCCGAGAGCTTCCGCTCGCCCACCTTTGGCAAGAGCTTCCACTTTGACCCTCTCTCCAGTGGCTCCCGCTCCTCCAGCCTCAAGTCGGCCCAGGGCACGGGCTTTGAGACGGGCCACCTGCAGTCCATCCGCTCGGAGGGCACCACCTCCACCTCCTACAAGAGCCTGGTGAACCAGACGCGCAACGGCAGCCTCTCGTACGACAGCCTGCTCACGCCCTCCGACAGCCCCGACTTCGAGTCGGTGCAGGCGGGCCCGGAGCCCGAGCCGCCCGTGGGCTACACCTCGCCCTTCCTGTCGGCGCGCATCGCCCAGCAGCGAGAGACCGACCTGCACGGCCGCTTCGCCAGCGCCGCCTCCCCCAAGCACGCGGTGCCCCGCGAGCCCTCGCCCGTGCGCTATGACAATCTCTCCCGCCACATCGTGGCCTCCATCCAGGAGCgggagaagctgctgcagcagccgccGGCCCCGGGCCGGGAGGAGGACGTGGGGCTGGCGGACTCGGGCATCCAGTCGACGCCGGGCTCCAGCAACGCCCCCCGCACCAGCTCCTCCTCGGACGATTCGAAGCGCTCGCCCCTGGGCAAGAACCCGCTCAcccgcccggccctgccccgcttTGGCAAGCCCGAGCCCCCCCCGGCGCTGCGGGTGCGCTCGCTGGGCTCCCCCGAGCAGCCCGCCGCCCCCCACCTGGGCAAATCCGTGTCTTACAGCAGCCAAAAAACAGCCTCTCAGGCCGGCGGCCccgagaccgaggaggtggccTTGCAGCCCTTACTGGCACCAAA GGACGAGGTGCAGATGAGAACAGCCTACAGCAAGTCCAACGGGCAGCCCAAGAACCTGGGCTCGGCCCCACCGGGCTCAGGGCCGGTGcccctcagcagccccacccgCGGCGGTGTCAAGAAGGTCTCGGGCGTGGGGGGCACCACCTACGAGATCTCGGTATGA
- the CLP1 gene encoding polyribonucleotide 5'-hydroxyl-kinase Clp1, with translation MADDGGEEKKQVAKFELERETELRFEVEAGQTVQLELLTGMAEVFGTELTRNKKFTFDAGAKVAVFTWHGCTVQLSGRTEVAYVSRDTPMLLYLNTHTALEQMRRQAEREDERGPRVMVVGPTDVGKTTVCRLLLNYAVRLGRRPTFVELDVGQGSVSIPGTMGALYIERPADVEEGFSLQAPLVYHFGSTTPGTNIKLYNKITSCLADVFNQRCEVNRRASVSGCVINTCGWVKSSGYQALVHAASAFEVDVVVVLDQERLYNELKRDLPHFVRTVLLPKSGGVVERSKDFRRECRDERIREYFYGFRGCFYPHAFDVKFSDVKIYKVGAPTIPDSCLPLGMSQEDNQLKLVPVTPGRDMVHHLLSVSTADSPDDNISETSVAGFIVVTGVDLERQVFTVLSPAPRPLPKNFLLIMDIRFMDLK, from the exons ATGGCGGACGACGGCGGCGAGGAGAAGAAGCAGGTGGCCAAGTTCGAGCTGGAGCGGGAGACGGAGCTGCGCTTCGAGGTGGAGGCGGGGCAGAcggtgcagctggagctgctgaccGGCATGGCCGAGGTGTTCGGCACCGAGCTCACCCGCAACAAGAAGTTCACGTTCGACGCGGGCGCCAAGGTGGCGGTATTCACGTGGCACGGCTGCACCGTGCAGCTCAGCGGCCGCACCGAGGTGGCCTACGTGTCGCGGGACACGCCGATGCTGCTGTACCTGAACACGCACACGGCGCTGGAGCAGATGCGGCGCCAGGCCGAGCGGGAGGACGAGCGCGGGCCCCGCGTCATGGTGGTGGGGCCCACCGACGTGGGCAAGACCACCGTGTGCCGCCTGCTGCTCAACTACGCCGTGCGCCTGGGCCGCCGGCCCACCTTCGTGGAGCTGGACGTGGGGCAGGGCTCGGTGTCCATCCCCGGCACCATGGGCGCGCTGTACATCGAGCGCCCGGCCGACGTGGAGGAGGGCTTCTCCCTGCAGGCCCCCCTCGTCTACCACTTCGGCTCCACCACGCCGGGCACCAACATCAAGCTCTACAACAAG ATAACGTCGTGCCTGGCCGACGTCTTCAACCAGCGCTGCGAGGTGAACCGGCGGGCGTCTGTCAGCGGCTGCGTCATCAACACCTGCGGCTGGGTCAAGAGCTCGGGCTACCAGGCGCTGGTGCACGCCGCCTCCGCCTTCGAGGTGGACGTGGTGGTGGTGCTGGACCAGGAGCGCCTCTACAACGAGCTCAAGCGGGACCTGCCGCACTTTGTGCGCACCGTGCTGCTGCCCAAGTCGGGCGGCGTGGTGGAGCGCTCTAAGGACTTCCGCCGGGAGTGCCGGGACGAGCGCATCCGCGAGTACTTCTACGGCTTCCGCGGCTGCTTCTACCCGCACGCCTTCGACGTCAAGTTCTCCGACGTCAAGATCTACAAGGTGGGCGCGCCCACCATCCCGGACTCATGCCTGCCGCTGGGAATGTCGCAGGAGGACAACCAGCTGAAGCTGGTGCCGGTGACGCCGGGGCGGGACATGGTGCACCACCTGCTGAGCGTCAGCACCGCCGACAGCCCCGACGACAACATCTCCGAGACCAGCGTGGCCGGCTTCATCGTGGTCACCGGCGTGGACCTGGAGCGCCAGGTCTTCACCGTGCTGtccccggccccgcggccccTCCCCAAGAACTTCCTGCTCATCATGGACATTCGCTTCATGGACCTCAAGTAG